A window from Flavobacteriales bacterium encodes these proteins:
- a CDS encoding helix-turn-helix domain-containing protein gives MFFAPNLKLLRQRKDHSQEELSGRLEITRSSLSGYENGTAEPNFATLIRISNFFRVSIDKLLKTDLSSLSDAQLSEIESGYDIDLNGNRLRVLATTVDQDDQENIELVPEKARAGYMAGYSDPDFIKVLPTFSLPFLSRDKKYRTFTISGDSMPPVASGSFVTGEYVQNWNTIKSGYPYILVTKDDGIVFKIVYNKLKENKSLQLVSTNPLYDPYEVDIRDVLEVWKFVNFISNELPDPKVDKDDLSSVVLNLQKEIRQIKNVLKDRKDA, from the coding sequence CCAGGAGGAATTGTCGGGTCGTTTGGAAATTACCCGCTCTTCTTTGAGTGGCTATGAAAACGGTACGGCCGAGCCCAACTTCGCTACCCTGATTCGTATTTCGAATTTTTTTAGAGTCAGCATCGATAAACTGCTCAAAACGGATTTATCCTCTTTATCGGATGCGCAGTTGAGTGAAATAGAATCGGGTTATGATATTGATTTGAATGGAAACCGTCTCCGTGTATTGGCTACTACGGTGGATCAGGATGATCAGGAAAATATTGAATTGGTTCCTGAAAAAGCGAGAGCCGGTTATATGGCGGGTTATTCCGATCCGGATTTTATTAAAGTCCTTCCAACCTTTAGTCTTCCCTTTTTATCGCGCGATAAAAAATACCGCACCTTTACCATCAGTGGCGATTCGATGCCGCCGGTAGCTTCCGGTTCATTTGTAACCGGTGAGTACGTGCAAAACTGGAACACCATAAAGAGTGGGTATCCGTATATTTTGGTAACCAAAGACGATGGGATTGTTTTTAAAATCGTTTACAACAAACTCAAAGAAAATAAATCCTTGCAATTGGTTTCTACCAATCCATTGTATGATCCTTATGAAGTAGATATCCGCGATGTGCTAGAGGTATGGAAATTCGTGAATTTTATTTCGAATGAATTGCCGGATCCGAAGGTGGACAAAGACGATTTGTCTTCTGTGGTTCTTAATCTTCAAAAGGAAATCCGTCAGATAAAAAATGTATTGAAGGACAGAAAAGATGCTTAA